A genome region from Triticum aestivum cultivar Chinese Spring chromosome 2B, IWGSC CS RefSeq v2.1, whole genome shotgun sequence includes the following:
- the LOC123041504 gene encoding disease resistance protein RGA5 yields MRTEMVIKIQISSEKGHSKAIKVAAAVTGVESVTIAGEDKNLLLVIGAGVDSNRLTEKLRRKVGHAEVVELRTVDDDDFAGEYHPYRYHPSPSPYKHVTARDMYYTGSYPPQQHAGGGRDHYRNAGSYPPTTGGRDYYSYGGGGGGGGYPAQYQQQGYYYPQQPAANMHTVVHHGYSDDPNSCSIM; encoded by the exons ATGAGG ACGGAGATGGTCATCAAGATCCAGATCAGCTCTGAGAAGGGCCATTCCAAAGCTATCAAGGTGGCTGCTGCGGTCACCG GCGTTGAGTCTGTCACGATCGCCGGCGAGGACAAGAACCTGCTGCTGGTGATCGGCGCCGGGGTCGACTCCAACCGCCTCACCGAGAAGCTGCGGCGGAAGGTGGGCCACGCTGAGGTGGTGGAATTGCGCACCGTCGACGACGACGACTTCGCCGGCGAGTACCACCCGTACCGCTACCACCCGAGCCCGAGCCCGTACAAGCACGTGACCGCGCGCGACATGTACTACACGGGGAGCTACCCGCCGCAGCAGCACGCCGGGGGCGGTCGGGACCACTACCGCAACGCCGGCTCGTACCCTCCGACGACGGGCGGGCGAGACTActacagctacggcggcggcggcggcggtggcggctacccCGCGCAGTACCAGCAGCAGGGGTACTACTACCCGCAGCAGCCGGCTGCGAACATGCACACGGTGGTGCACCATGGGTACTCGGATGACCCCAACAGCTGCTCCATCATGTAG